One Desulfobacterales bacterium genomic region harbors:
- a CDS encoding phenylalanine--tRNA ligase subunit beta: protein MKISLSWLKEYVDINENVYNIADALTMTGLEVEGVSQRYDYLNTVLVGRIKGIIPHPNSNDLKICSVDTGNSIKTIVCGAPNVQVGMIVPAALSGTNLPNGAVIEESNIRGITSEGMICSEFELCLGDNSSGIMNLNENLSIGQTLSEALHLDDYVLEIGVTPNRGDCLSIIGIAREVAAIYGLNLKYPEIKSIQSSEDITKYTSVTLLSKEFCPRYAASLIFDIKVKPSPFWLKDRLLSVGIRPISNIVDVTNFVMLELGQPLHAFDFDNLAENKIVVKTASKGEKFTTLDGKEHLLDDDTLMICDGNKGVAIGGVMGGLNSEIQDSTKRVLLESAYFDPISIRKTSKRVGIKTEASFRFERGVDPEGTLYALKRASQLIVEVGNGALVNGFIDEKAELPKKMSIKLTHVEVNRLLGTNLYIEQVEKHLKSIECTVNKIAESGIEVVPPSFRSDISRKEDLIEEVARLSGYNNIPVTYPHIPLDRRKETPILILKDKIKDILNGFGFTEAINYSFISEKAFNNLKLHENDKRLNLVRILNPLSDEQGVMRSSLIPGLLLNIFKNLSYKAKNLKMFEIGKIFIEKEKDILPDEKEMIVGIWTGSRYNDFWGSKEISSDFYDIKGVVEGMLTALDIKNFSFTAISGNDFLYLRKGFGAKICSNGNIIGCVGEVSQKIVNEFEIKQPVYAFEFDLKLVYPLISEVKSAFPIPKFPSISRDITLIIDKKIESNRILEFIKELNEELIELSVIFDVYDGSPIPDGKKSLSVRVIYRSKFETLKDNLVNDIHKRIAEAIVSEFNAELP, encoded by the coding sequence GCATAAAGACAATAGTATGCGGAGCTCCTAATGTACAAGTCGGAATGATAGTTCCAGCCGCATTATCTGGAACAAATTTACCTAATGGTGCTGTTATTGAAGAATCAAATATCCGTGGCATTACTTCTGAAGGTATGATTTGCAGTGAATTTGAACTTTGTCTTGGAGATAATTCTTCAGGCATAATGAATTTAAACGAGAATTTAAGTATTGGACAGACTTTGTCTGAAGCCCTTCATCTTGATGATTATGTCTTAGAGATAGGTGTAACTCCCAATAGAGGTGATTGTCTTAGTATTATCGGTATCGCGAGAGAAGTTGCGGCTATATATGGTTTAAACTTAAAATATCCAGAAATAAAGAGTATTCAGTCCAGTGAAGATATTACAAAGTATACGTCTGTTACCCTTTTATCTAAAGAATTTTGTCCAAGATATGCGGCAAGTTTAATTTTTGATATTAAGGTTAAGCCTTCTCCTTTTTGGCTTAAAGATAGACTTTTATCAGTTGGAATAAGGCCTATATCTAATATCGTTGATGTTACTAATTTTGTGATGTTAGAATTAGGTCAGCCTCTTCATGCATTTGATTTTGATAATTTGGCGGAAAACAAAATAGTTGTGAAAACTGCATCAAAAGGAGAAAAATTCACTACCCTTGACGGTAAAGAACATTTGCTTGATGATGATACTTTAATGATATGCGATGGAAATAAAGGTGTAGCTATTGGCGGCGTCATGGGCGGACTTAATTCTGAAATTCAGGATTCCACAAAGCGAGTTCTCTTGGAAAGTGCTTACTTTGATCCAATTTCTATTAGAAAAACTTCTAAAAGAGTAGGTATAAAAACTGAGGCGTCTTTTAGATTTGAGAGAGGAGTTGACCCTGAAGGTACTTTATACGCTTTGAAACGAGCATCTCAATTAATAGTAGAAGTAGGGAATGGAGCTTTGGTTAATGGATTTATTGATGAAAAAGCTGAGTTGCCGAAAAAAATGTCAATAAAATTGACTCATGTGGAAGTTAATAGACTTCTCGGGACTAACCTATATATTGAACAAGTTGAAAAACATTTGAAATCTATAGAATGTACTGTAAATAAAATTGCAGAATCTGGAATAGAAGTCGTACCACCTTCTTTTAGAAGTGATATTTCAAGAAAAGAAGATTTAATAGAAGAGGTTGCGCGTTTATCAGGGTATAACAATATACCTGTTACGTATCCCCATATTCCTTTAGATAGACGTAAAGAAACTCCGATTTTGATACTTAAGGATAAAATTAAGGATATATTGAATGGTTTTGGTTTTACTGAAGCTATAAATTATAGCTTTATAAGCGAAAAAGCTTTTAATAACCTTAAATTGCATGAAAATGATAAAAGGCTAAATCTGGTGCGTATATTAAATCCTTTATCCGATGAGCAGGGTGTTATGAGAAGTTCTCTTATACCTGGTTTGCTTTTAAATATTTTTAAAAATTTGTCTTATAAGGCAAAAAATTTAAAAATGTTTGAAATCGGAAAGATTTTTATTGAAAAAGAAAAAGATATATTGCCTGATGAAAAAGAAATGATTGTAGGAATATGGACAGGGAGTAGATATAATGATTTTTGGGGTTCAAAGGAAATAAGTTCTGATTTTTATGATATAAAAGGTGTTGTTGAAGGAATGCTAACGGCGCTTGATATTAAAAATTTTTCGTTTACCGCTATATCAGGAAATGATTTCTTATATTTAAGAAAAGGCTTTGGAGCTAAAATTTGTTCAAATGGCAATATAATTGGATGTGTTGGAGAAGTATCGCAAAAAATTGTGAATGAATTTGAAATAAAACAGCCAGTGTATGCGTTTGAATTTGATTTAAAACTCGTTTATCCTTTGATATCTGAAGTTAAATCAGCTTTTCCGATTCCAAAATTTCCTTCAATATCAAGAGATATTACTTTAATTATTGATAAAAAAATTGAGTCCAATAGAATTTTAGAGTTTATAAAAGAATTAAATGAAGAATTAATTGAGTTATCAGTTATTTTTGATGTTTATGATGGATCTCCAATTCCAGATGGGAAAAAGAGTCTTTCAGTTAGAGTAATATATAGATCTAAATTTGAAACATTAAAAGATAATTTAGTTAATGATATTCATAAAAGAATAGCTGAAGCGATAGTCTCGGAATTTAATGCTGAATTACCATAA
- a CDS encoding ribosome maturation factor RimP produces the protein MKSRKDSRGNISTVKKEDIVEKIKAIIHTLFEDKAIELVDVEYFSGPHGVILRLYIDKEGGVTLDDCSNISHQISDLLDIYWEYDGRYMLEVSSPGIDRPLVQKNDFQKYKGSQVKIKVKEPISGQKNFKGVLIGIFGDIVKIQIEGKVVNIPYNEIIKAKLSITETEK, from the coding sequence TTGAAAAGTAGGAAAGACAGTAGAGGGAATATTTCTACCGTAAAAAAGGAAGATATTGTTGAAAAAATTAAAGCTATAATTCATACACTATTTGAAGATAAAGCTATTGAGCTTGTTGATGTAGAATATTTTAGTGGGCCTCATGGCGTAATTTTAAGACTTTATATTGATAAAGAAGGTGGTGTCACCCTTGATGACTGCAGCAATATAAGTCATCAAATAAGTGATCTTTTGGATATATATTGGGAATATGATGGCCGTTATATGTTGGAGGTATCATCTCCAGGAATAGATAGGCCTTTAGTGCAAAAAAATGATTTTCAAAAGTATAAAGGAAGTCAGGTAAAAATAAAAGTAAAAGAACCAATCAGTGGACAAAAGAATTTTAAAGGCGTTTTAATAGGCATATTTGGTGATATAGTAAAAATTCAGATAGAAGGAAAGGTTGTTAATATTCCCTATAATGAAATTATTAAAGCAAAGCTATCGATAACGGAAACGGAGAAATAA
- the nusA gene encoding transcription termination/antitermination protein NusA: MLISEIKRTIEQVGREKGIKNEVLIKTLEAALVSAAKKKIGQDADIEAQYNEETGEIDVFQFQEVVEKISSPMNEIIFEDALKLDPECEIGDSLGIKVDTSIFGRIAAQSAKQVIIQKMKDEERKAVYENYSNKEGEIVNGIVQRVDKQEILVNLGQAEASLPFLEQIPNETFKRGDRIRAYVKKVSKHVRGGSQVILSRTHPNFLINLFKLEVPEINEGIVNIMEVARGCGVRSKIAVSSNESDVDPVGSCVGMQGSRVKNVVQELKGERIDIVQWHVDPVRFVCNALAPAEIKRVVIDEESGSMIVVVPDKFLPVAIGSNGQNVKLASKLTKWKLDVQSETRYDKAIEDYDALLAISNMTTDIADTLLQRGICSSEDLSKARVKDLIRIRGISESLAQSFINAAVIQISNKSKDENREENIEYENNETDSEK, encoded by the coding sequence ATGCTGATATCAGAAATAAAACGCACAATTGAACAGGTAGGACGCGAAAAAGGCATTAAAAATGAGGTTTTAATTAAAACTTTAGAAGCTGCATTGGTTTCTGCGGCTAAAAAAAAAATAGGTCAAGATGCTGATATAGAGGCTCAATATAATGAAGAAACAGGAGAAATAGATGTTTTTCAGTTTCAAGAGGTAGTCGAAAAAATCAGTAGTCCTATGAATGAAATTATTTTTGAAGATGCCCTTAAATTGGATCCTGAGTGTGAAATAGGGGATAGTCTTGGTATAAAAGTTGATACATCTATTTTTGGTAGGATCGCCGCTCAATCCGCAAAACAAGTTATTATTCAAAAAATGAAGGATGAGGAACGAAAAGCTGTTTATGAAAATTATAGTAACAAGGAAGGTGAAATAGTTAACGGTATCGTGCAAAGGGTAGATAAACAAGAAATACTTGTTAATTTGGGGCAGGCGGAAGCATCACTTCCTTTTCTTGAACAAATACCTAATGAAACATTTAAAAGAGGCGATAGAATAAGAGCATATGTAAAAAAAGTATCCAAGCATGTTCGAGGTGGTTCCCAAGTAATTCTTTCAAGAACGCATCCTAATTTTTTAATAAATCTTTTCAAGTTAGAAGTTCCAGAGATAAATGAAGGTATCGTGAACATAATGGAGGTAGCTCGAGGATGCGGAGTACGATCAAAAATAGCCGTAAGTTCAAATGAATCAGATGTTGATCCTGTAGGATCATGTGTTGGAATGCAAGGAAGCAGAGTTAAAAACGTAGTGCAGGAATTGAAAGGTGAAAGAATAGATATAGTGCAATGGCATGTTGATCCTGTTAGGTTTGTATGTAATGCGTTAGCACCAGCAGAAATAAAGAGAGTAGTTATAGATGAAGAAAGTGGTTCAATGATAGTTGTTGTGCCGGATAAATTTCTTCCGGTTGCCATCGGATCAAATGGGCAAAATGTCAAACTTGCTTCAAAATTAACTAAATGGAAGCTCGATGTCCAAAGTGAAACAAGATATGATAAGGCCATTGAAGATTATGATGCATTATTAGCTATATCTAATATGACAACAGATATAGCCGATACTTTGTTACAGAGAGGCATTTGTTCCTCAGAGGATTTAAGTAAGGCTAGAGTCAAAGATCTTATTAGAATTAGAGGCATTAGTGAGAGTTTGGCGCAATCTTTTATAAATGCCGCTGTTATTCAAATATCAAATAAATCAAAGGATGAAAATCGAGAAGAAAATATCGAGTATGAAAATAATGAAACCGATTCGGAGAAATAA
- the infB gene encoding translation initiation factor IF-2: MAKIRVYELSKELNIGTKELLDKLKEMNIDAASHMSSLDEDSVSRIKSELQIEPTGKVENKLVVIRRKKKRSIPEDYEHENIEEISNFVLSEDKKESIQREDITDQLIKIEKTQVDNGEESTSEKLSETILENKICEVKKDISVEEKGVVEEIPEIKGKEIVEDKQNKINNDNLPETKDEISVVTPAKVIEDRGKKDIKQEKRFKKGKKFPPAKILKLPDENLPQSDTDEENNAALKKNTDRPDGYRDKKQFVRDKVDHTRATTPKEQQNYDKDTKKYKKKFKVESFEKEDKYLKKKFLFNKKDVVETSSIFEDEHFRIKKYKKQGQANKEIPVQKSQITTPKAIKRRIKVDETIVLGELAKRMGVKSAEIIQKLMGLGIMVTVNQTIDFETASLVSAEFNYEIEKANFEEKSLLKVIADNPVDLIKRPPVVTIMGHVDHGKTSLLDAIRKSRIAEKEAGGITQHIGAYNVETERGTIAFLDTPGHEAFTAMRARGAKVTDIVILVVAADDGVMPQTIEAINHSKVAKVPIIVAVNKIDKAGADPERVKRELSDHGIISEDWGGENIFVNVSAKERTGINELLEMILLQSDVLELKANPNKSANGHVVEANLDTGKGPVATVLVQEGTLKTGDYIVCGVNYGKIRAMLNDMGEQIDSAGPSVPVKILGLSGVPMAGDELIVFEDEKTAKQVSEHRTQKSRSKELEKHTKMSLEKLYEKMQEGEVKGLNIILKADVHGSIEALRDSLVKLSNAEVKINVIHAATGSVIESDITLASVSDAIIIGFNVRPSPKVMEFALQENVDMRFYDIIYNVIQDVKDAMVGLMKSEFKEKSIGMAEVREVFHIPKIGSIAGCYVIQGKIERGKQIRLLRDGIIIYNGKISSLKRFKDDAKEVLHNFECGIGLENYNDIKQGDIIECYYLEEIKPTFNT; the protein is encoded by the coding sequence ATGGCGAAGATTAGAGTATATGAGCTTTCAAAAGAACTTAATATTGGGACAAAGGAGCTTCTCGATAAATTAAAAGAAATGAATATAGATGCCGCTAGTCATATGAGTTCTTTAGATGAAGATTCTGTTTCAAGGATAAAATCCGAACTGCAAATTGAACCTACGGGTAAGGTTGAAAATAAATTAGTTGTTATTCGGAGAAAAAAGAAAAGGTCGATTCCTGAAGATTATGAACATGAGAATATAGAAGAAATATCAAATTTTGTACTTTCGGAAGATAAGAAAGAATCAATTCAGAGAGAAGATATTACTGATCAGCTTATTAAAATAGAAAAAACACAAGTTGATAACGGCGAGGAATCTACTTCAGAAAAATTATCAGAAACAATTTTAGAAAATAAAATATGTGAAGTAAAAAAAGATATTTCGGTTGAGGAAAAAGGTGTGGTTGAAGAAATACCTGAAATAAAAGGGAAAGAAATAGTAGAAGATAAACAAAATAAAATAAATAATGACAATTTACCTGAGACTAAAGATGAAATATCTGTAGTTACTCCTGCAAAAGTTATAGAAGATAGGGGTAAAAAAGATATTAAGCAGGAAAAAAGGTTTAAAAAGGGTAAAAAATTTCCTCCAGCAAAAATACTAAAACTTCCAGATGAAAATTTGCCACAAAGCGATACTGATGAAGAGAATAATGCAGCTTTGAAGAAAAATACTGACAGACCGGATGGGTATAGAGATAAAAAACAATTCGTTAGAGATAAAGTTGATCATACTCGTGCAACTACTCCTAAAGAACAGCAAAATTATGACAAAGATACAAAAAAATACAAAAAGAAATTTAAAGTAGAATCCTTTGAAAAAGAAGATAAATATTTAAAAAAGAAATTTCTCTTTAATAAAAAAGATGTTGTAGAAACAAGCTCAATTTTTGAAGATGAACATTTTCGTATAAAGAAGTATAAAAAGCAAGGTCAAGCTAATAAAGAAATTCCTGTTCAAAAGTCTCAAATTACTACCCCTAAAGCAATTAAAAGAAGGATAAAAGTTGATGAGACTATAGTTCTTGGTGAGTTAGCGAAAAGGATGGGCGTAAAATCAGCTGAGATCATTCAAAAATTGATGGGTCTTGGTATTATGGTCACTGTAAATCAAACCATTGACTTTGAAACAGCTTCTCTTGTATCAGCAGAATTTAACTATGAAATTGAAAAGGCTAATTTTGAAGAAAAAAGTCTATTGAAAGTAATTGCTGATAATCCTGTTGATTTAATAAAAAGACCTCCAGTAGTGACTATCATGGGACATGTGGATCATGGAAAAACTTCTCTTTTAGATGCTATACGAAAGTCACGTATAGCTGAAAAAGAAGCAGGAGGCATAACTCAGCATATAGGAGCATATAACGTAGAAACAGAAAGAGGAACTATAGCATTTCTTGATACTCCAGGACATGAAGCTTTTACCGCTATGAGAGCGCGAGGAGCTAAAGTTACAGATATAGTTATCCTTGTTGTAGCCGCCGATGATGGAGTTATGCCCCAGACTATTGAAGCGATAAATCATTCAAAAGTAGCTAAGGTTCCAATAATAGTTGCGGTTAATAAAATTGATAAAGCAGGTGCAGATCCGGAAAGGGTTAAAAGAGAACTTTCTGATCACGGAATAATTTCTGAGGATTGGGGTGGAGAAAATATTTTTGTGAATGTATCGGCAAAAGAGCGAACAGGGATAAATGAACTGCTTGAAATGATATTGTTACAGTCGGACGTTCTTGAATTAAAAGCAAATCCTAATAAATCGGCAAATGGCCATGTTGTTGAGGCTAACCTTGATACAGGCAAGGGGCCTGTAGCGACAGTTTTAGTTCAAGAAGGGACTCTCAAAACAGGCGATTATATAGTATGCGGGGTTAATTATGGAAAAATAAGAGCAATGCTTAATGATATGGGCGAGCAGATAGATAGCGCTGGTCCTTCGGTTCCTGTAAAAATTCTTGGGCTTAGTGGTGTGCCTATGGCTGGTGATGAGCTTATAGTATTTGAAGACGAAAAAACAGCAAAACAGGTGAGTGAACATCGAACTCAAAAGTCTCGATCCAAGGAATTAGAAAAACATACTAAAATGAGTCTTGAGAAGCTGTATGAAAAAATGCAAGAGGGAGAAGTAAAGGGATTAAATATTATACTAAAAGCAGATGTTCATGGCTCCATTGAAGCTTTACGAGATTCTTTAGTAAAACTTTCAAATGCTGAGGTAAAAATTAATGTTATTCATGCTGCTACAGGTTCTGTAATTGAATCAGATATAACTTTAGCATCTGTATCTGATGCCATTATTATTGGGTTTAATGTACGTCCGAGTCCTAAAGTCATGGAATTCGCTCTTCAAGAAAATGTGGATATGCGGTTTTACGATATTATTTATAACGTAATTCAAGATGTAAAAGATGCTATGGTTGGATTAATGAAGTCAGAATTTAAGGAAAAGTCCATAGGGATGGCTGAAGTTAGAGAAGTGTTTCATATTCCTAAGATTGGTTCTATTGCTGGATGTTATGTTATTCAAGGTAAAATTGAGAGAGGAAAACAAATAAGATTACTTAGGGACGGTATTATAATTTATAATGGAAAAATTTCATCATTAAAACGATTTAAAGATGATGCTAAAGAAGTTTTACATAATTTTGAATGTGGTATTGGACTTGAAAACTATAATGACATAAAGCAAGGCGATATTATTGAATGTTATTACCTTGAAGAAATAAAACCTACTTTTAATACTTAG
- a CDS encoding DUF503 domain-containing protein has product MVVGIGKIKFKIHDSRSLKAKRSIVKSIIGHLRNKFNASVAEVGLNDAHQIAEIGFAIVGNDKSVINSAVDKIFNVAEELGLAELFDSEMEIIAL; this is encoded by the coding sequence ATGGTTGTTGGCATCGGAAAAATAAAATTTAAAATTCATGATAGCAGATCTTTAAAGGCAAAAAGAAGTATTGTAAAATCAATAATAGGCCATCTTAGAAATAAATTTAATGCTTCAGTTGCCGAAGTTGGCTTGAACGATGCTCATCAAATTGCAGAAATTGGATTTGCGATCGTAGGTAATGACAAATCTGTTATAAATTCTGCAGTAGATAAAATTTTTAACGTGGCTGAAGAGCTTGGACTCGCTGAATTATTTGATTCAGAAATGGAGATTATTGCTTTATGA
- the rbfA gene encoding 30S ribosome-binding factor RbfA, producing MKSFSRTERISALLQRNLSDILHKEIKDPRLEQITITHVKVSNDLKHARVFFCHSGKNRTKEEIIEGLNSAKGYMKRVLAKNLDLRYMPELNFNYDESFDYAQRIDLELRKLNLG from the coding sequence ATGAAATCGTTTAGCAGGACGGAAAGAATTAGTGCCTTGTTGCAAAGAAACCTTTCTGATATTTTACATAAAGAAATAAAAGATCCAAGACTCGAACAAATTACTATTACACATGTTAAGGTTTCTAATGATTTAAAGCACGCAAGAGTTTTTTTTTGTCATTCGGGAAAAAATAGGACTAAAGAAGAAATAATTGAAGGATTAAATAGTGCAAAGGGGTATATGAAACGAGTCCTTGCTAAAAATCTTGATTTACGATATATGCCGGAACTTAACTTTAACTATGATGAATCATTTGATTATGCACAGCGTATTGACTTAGAGCTAAGAAAATTAAATCTGGGTTGA
- a CDS encoding bifunctional oligoribonuclease/PAP phosphatase NrnA, protein MDIVKELILASNNILLTTHTQLDGDAIGSLISLGLSILSLKKKAVLLAENPIPAIYRFLPKIEIISNSINDRINDFDAVIVLDCGDLERIGENIADITKIPVIINIDHHITNSKFGQINLIDVNASSTCEVVYKLIKFLGIKIDIDMAFAIYTGILTDTGSFRFSNTNCKAFEICQEMLNIGVDPHRVAQNIYGTYSLNSIKLLNRVLDSIEVSKNGKLSLMFLTKDMLKETQTKFEDVHGVINYAKYIEDVKVAVLIHENETNSVNKCGNEGKSLFHVSLRSNGSVDVSSIALKFGGGGHFDAAGFTICSSLFELKDQILKLSENF, encoded by the coding sequence ATGGATATTGTAAAGGAACTAATTTTAGCAAGCAATAATATTTTATTGACAACGCATACTCAATTGGATGGGGATGCTATAGGTTCATTAATATCGTTAGGGCTTTCGATTTTGAGTTTAAAAAAAAAGGCAGTGCTTCTCGCTGAAAATCCTATTCCCGCTATATATCGTTTTCTTCCGAAAATTGAAATTATATCAAATAGTATAAACGATAGAATAAACGATTTTGATGCGGTAATTGTATTAGATTGTGGTGACTTAGAAAGAATAGGCGAAAATATTGCTGACATCACTAAAATTCCTGTAATTATAAATATTGATCATCATATAACAAATAGTAAATTTGGGCAAATAAACCTTATTGATGTTAATGCATCATCTACATGTGAAGTTGTATATAAGTTAATAAAATTTTTAGGAATTAAGATCGACATTGATATGGCTTTTGCAATTTATACAGGTATTTTGACAGATACTGGTTCTTTCCGGTTTTCAAACACAAATTGTAAAGCTTTTGAAATTTGCCAAGAAATGTTAAATATCGGAGTTGATCCCCATAGAGTTGCTCAAAATATTTATGGAACGTATTCGTTAAATAGTATTAAACTTTTAAATAGGGTTTTGGATTCTATCGAGGTCTCTAAGAATGGAAAATTATCCCTAATGTTTTTAACAAAAGACATGTTAAAAGAAACTCAAACTAAATTTGAAGATGTTCATGGGGTAATTAATTATGCAAAATATATTGAAGATGTGAAAGTTGCAGTTCTTATCCACGAAAATGAGACCAATTCAGTAAATAAATGCGGAAATGAAGGCAAAAGCTTATTCCATGTAAGCCTTAGATCAAATGGAAGCGTTGATGTTTCTTCGATTGCTTTAAAATTTGGAGGAGGGGGACATTTTGATGCTGCGGGCTTTACGATATGTTCATCTCTTTTTGAGCTTAAAGATCAAATATTGAAGTTATCGGAAAATTTTTAA
- the truB gene encoding tRNA pseudouridine(55) synthase TruB yields MNKDINGFVVVNKPENITSAGVVNKVKKIFKVKKAGHTGTLDPFAKGVIVICINKATKLARFLLAGKKKYEAIVHLGIDTDTQDFTGTIIKELSFDRITGGEIKAAFKKFEGIVSQKPPAYSALKYKGIPLYKYARAGEYIEKAARTIIIEYIKVKEINLPFVSFEVFCSGGTYIRTLCSDVGALLGCGGHLKYLNRIESSGFSIDEAIDISDLEKIVLSGKELEVLVPMAKGLKDMPKFVADEVLCNKIKYGKKINKIDIPFNDGDKKNNLLKVIDNKQNLLAVLALNNENYSYCCVI; encoded by the coding sequence ATGAATAAGGATATCAATGGGTTTGTTGTTGTGAATAAGCCTGAAAATATAACTTCAGCAGGAGTTGTTAATAAGGTAAAGAAAATTTTTAAAGTAAAAAAAGCAGGACATACGGGTACACTTGATCCTTTTGCTAAAGGGGTCATAGTAATTTGTATTAATAAAGCAACAAAATTGGCAAGGTTTTTACTTGCAGGTAAAAAAAAATATGAAGCAATAGTACATTTAGGAATAGATACGGATACTCAGGATTTTACAGGAACAATTATAAAAGAATTAAGTTTCGATAGAATTACGGGAGGAGAAATAAAAGCAGCTTTTAAAAAGTTTGAAGGAATTGTTAGCCAGAAACCTCCTGCTTATTCTGCTTTAAAGTATAAGGGAATTCCCCTCTACAAATATGCAAGGGCGGGAGAATATATAGAGAAGGCGGCAAGAACTATAATAATTGAATATATTAAAGTAAAGGAGATTAATCTTCCATTTGTGAGTTTTGAAGTTTTTTGTTCAGGCGGAACCTATATTAGAACCTTATGCTCAGATGTTGGTGCATTGTTAGGATGTGGAGGGCATTTAAAATATTTGAACCGAATTGAAAGTAGCGGATTTTCTATTGATGAAGCAATTGATATTTCTGATTTGGAAAAAATTGTATTGTCAGGTAAAGAGCTTGAAGTATTGGTACCTATGGCTAAGGGTTTAAAGGATATGCCTAAATTTGTAGCTGATGAAGTTTTATGTAATAAAATAAAATACGGAAAAAAAATAAATAAAATAGATATTCCTTTTAATGATGGAGATAAAAAAAATAATTTATTAAAAGTAATTGATAACAAACAAAATTTACTCGCTGTGTTGGCGTTAAACAATGAAAATTATTCTTATTGCTGTGTAATATAA
- the rpsO gene encoding 30S ribosomal protein S15, whose amino-acid sequence MSLNSEQKKEVIERFKLHDTDTGSPEVQIGLLTNRITYLTEHLKVHKKDHHSRRGLLVLVGRRRSLLNYVKDKDVSRYKTIISSLGLRR is encoded by the coding sequence GTGTCATTAAATTCAGAACAAAAAAAAGAGGTAATTGAGCGTTTTAAATTACATGATACCGATACTGGTTCCCCAGAAGTTCAAATTGGACTTTTGACAAACAGAATAACTTATTTAACAGAACATTTAAAAGTTCATAAAAAAGATCATCATTCAAGGCGTGGTTTGCTTGTTTTAGTTGGAAGAAGACGGAGTCTTTTAAATTATGTAAAAGATAAAGATGTTAGTCGTTACAAAACAATTATTAGTTCTCTTGGATTAAGAAGGTAA